The DNA segment TCGTAAAAGACCTGTGCCTCTGCACCGTCGAGGCCTCGACGTGACTGCTTTAAGCACGGAGGCGCGAAGGCAGACGATGGAAGCGTGATGCGCTCAGCGTAGGGGCCGTGGTGCTCCACCATATCTCTCAGTACCATTTTGAAGTGCTCGGGGGTGCGACCGAGGCGTGCGTAGCCGGCATTCAGTACCTCAAGAGCGCGAATCCAGTTATGGCTGTCCAGTGGCAGAACGAGACGCCGGTCGATTGCCTTGCGACTGTACGCGGCGCGCATGTCGGCGCGGTTACGGAATCGCGAAGCTGCTACCGCCCACGCAGACGGCTTCCAAAACTGCGTCGCGTAGGAGCCATGACGGCCGGAAACCTGAATGGACGGCATCGCTCGCGGCGTCATCTCTGAGGCGCCGGACGGGGccagaagagggaggagggactGCCCCACCTAATCAAGTCGGCGGCCCaaacagcgccgccgctaaACTAAAAGAACTGACGAAAACACAAAGAAAAATGCGCGACAGCTTCGTGGAGTGCCGAGAGGAAAAGACAGAGGGTGGGGGTACGATCAAACACatgctcctccctctgcgcgtTACAGAGTCCagtccagctgctgcgcctcacgccaccgccgttggCGCCAGAGAAGGCAAGcgaaaaagagggagagatcGATGAAGGGACGAGAGTCAGGCGAGGAGGTCGCACACCAAGACATTGAAACGAAGCGCCGCccatggcagcagcaccacttCGCTGCGATTCTTTCGTTCTGGCATCGTCCGCGGATGCGGAGCAGTGGGTCCCCTactccccccaccccgcaACACCCCACAAGCgcggtgcacgcacgcatgcgcgagTGCCTTTCCTCTGCGCATCCATGTTTGATGTCGAACCCCCCCCGAAGCAGTTCTTCTTGTTCAGGCTCCCTGCGTGCGTATCTCGTCAGAGCGCCACGTATGCATCCACACACCTCTTTAGCGCGGTCGGCGGGCGAAAGTATGGTGAGACACGTGCTCCGAtctgccgccacctccctcttccctctcccacgCCCGTCTACTGCGCTCAGCCTCAGAACAAGTGGGGACACCCCGACAGGCAGCGTCAGAGGGGTTCAAGCAACGGCACGACGGAAATAATAAAAGCGCCGCAGTTTGCTGTGTGCTCCTTCTCAGCCATCTTTGGGTCTTTCGGTAAGGGCACGGCGACGCCCACCTCGCGCCGTTGCTGCAATCATCGTCCACCCCCTTCCGCCATCAGCTAAAACGGTCACCTGGTCAGTTGTGGTAAAGAGGCTTGTGCGGTGGCTGTGCCAAGCGGGCCCGGTTCAGCGCAGCCTCCAGCGACCGCATCGTCAGccccgccttctccaccttcTTCTGAGTCTTGGACGTCTTCATGGCGATCTCGATGAGCAGCTCGTTGTCGTGGAAGCACTGCCGCATCTCCTCGACGAGAGCAATGTTGGCCCGCTgaaggcgcagcaccagTCCTTGAATGCGCTTCAACTTCACGTCAACGATCACGTCCCTCTGTGCATCCTTCGCGACAAGCTGCTCCTCGAGCACGCGGATGCGACTGCGAAGTTCGTTCACGTCCTCGCCAgccccggcgccgtcgctgcctctgcgGTTCGCCATCACAGCAACATTTGTGAGAGAGCGCACAGCCTCCATCACCTGGGAATCGCGCACGGTAGCCGCTGGATCTTTGATCTGAAGTGGTTTTCCCTGTGTTGCCTGTGCTGTAGCGCTCAGCAGGCGCCAGAGGTGCGAATTGATGAGGCTGCCGCGGTCCTTGGCCTCGTCGAGCTCGTCTTCGAGAGTATTGTTGCTCTCGGTTAGACGGGTCAAGCACTGCATCAGCTCCACCTTCTCGCggtccgccttctccttcagcTGGCTATATGAGTACTGCAGGTTTTGATGCGCGACGTGCAACGTCGTGAGCTCAGCGAGGTAGTCGTCACCGCGGTGCTTCTCTAGCAGCCGCGTCTGACTTTGCTGAAGCTGCGAACGTAGCAGCTTCACctcctgctgcagtgccCCGTGCTCTTCCTCGACAGCGCGCATGAGCTCCTCGGCTTCGCTGTTACGCCGAGCAAGCGCCTTGATCTTGTCCGCCTGTGCCTTGTTCTCCCCCTCCAGCTCCCGGCAAAGACCGTCTAGCTCGTTGAGGGACGCCTGCGTCACCTCCAGAGTTGCCTCGCGCTCCTTCAAGAGCTGCTGAGTGGAATCTAGTGACTGCCGCAAAGCGGCAAGCTCGGCaacggcgccagcgccagcgctggGCAACACCTTcccaccaccatcacgaTCGCCACCCTCGCACGCGAGCTCGACCCGGGTTTTGAGATCCCGAacctcctcctgcagtgCATCATTTTGTGCGGTGAGCTGCGCAATAATCATGGattgctgttgctgcgggTTCATCCGCAGAGGTGGGCCAGAGGCGGCCGGCGTCTGCTCGCTCAGTGGCAAATTCGTCTGCCCGATATGGGACAGCTGTGCCTTGTACTTGTGTATCTGTAGCTGCCTACTCCACAGGTAAAGTGTCTGGGCGACGAGGAGCTTCCGTGTGTGCCGCAGTGCCGCCTCGAGTTCCCGCAGGCGCGTCTGCGCGTTGGGCACCTCGTTCACGCATACCTTGTTCTTGATGCGCTTGGCGCGAGAGGCGAATTGCAGGGTGCTGCGCGACTCGTCAGCGCTCTCGATGGCAGGGGTGATACAGCACAGCACGACTGTGAACGAGTTGCCCCCGATGGCGGTCTTCAGCAAATGGGTGAGCCGCGAATCCCGGTAGGGGATGAAggatgcagcaccgccggtgTGAGGATGGCTTGCCTCGCTTGCCAGGCGGTCGATGACGGTGGCCAGGGTTGTGAGAGATTTGTTGATATGGCCACCCTCGACCATCCGCAGTCCCGTCGCACCCGTCTTCGCCACCCGCTCCGAGCCCGCCAGGTCGACCATGTTCAGCGTTGAGATGACCTTCTTGTGCTTCGCAGCCTTCGGCCTTGCCGCTGTGCCGGCACAGCGCGCCGCTCTACGGCCCGCGTTGCTTGCGCGGCCCAGACCAGTGtgcgtggacgaggcgcgcccgtcatcgtcgtcgtcttcctcctGCGTAGAGAGgtcctcatcctcgtcctcttccccgTCAGCCTCGGAGAGAGCGTCCTCGATGTAGTGCGAGCGCTCCACCGAGATGCGTATCACGCAATGAGAGCGGCTGGAGTGCTCGttcatcgccgtcgccgccgacatccgcgACGCCGCGTGGGTGTAGATGATGCGGATACATTCCTGTTCCGACGCGACCTGCATGCGAAGGGCATTGTGCACGTACACCCCGTACGCGTTCTCACGAATGCTGagcaccggcagcgatgcCGATAGCGCCGCTGTGgtcgatggcgacgacgcagacgccCATCCGCGAGCAGAGGTGGCGGATGGTGCACCGTTGGCACCGCTACCGCTGGCGTTGCCGCCTCGGAGCaggtcgcgcagctgctcgttGTAAATCTCCAACACAGAGACAAACACCTCCGTGTGCATGTAGGGCTTCTGTTGCTGCTCCGCACCGAGAGCCTCGAAGAGGTCGTGGACGGCAAGGCGGATAAGCCCAGGCGAGCGGGCCACGGTGTCGCCGAACATGGTGTACGACTTGCCGCTCCCAGTTTGGCCGTAGGCAAACACAGTGCCATTATACCCTTGCGCCACTCGCGCCACGATGTTTCCACGCACATTCTGCTCGTACAcctctgccgtcgtcgcagcgATATCATAGACGCGATCAAAAGTGAAGGCGCAATCGGGCTGGGCGATCTCAGTGAGGGATGTCGCGTCGACATGCCAGGCAGACCTCGACTCGTGAATCTCTCCACGGATGGGGCGGACACGGACGGCCACCTCGATCGAGCTCGCCGTCTGCTTCGAAGTCATCAGACAACCGATACTGTCAGACAAAAAAGGAAACGCAAGGTATATCCAGGATGTATGTGcctgtatgtgtatgtgtgtgaaGCAACGTGTCGTCGGAAGCCGCACCGGAGGgagcggagagaggagggagcaggaaggcggtgcagcgagtCGACCCGATCTTGTCTCCAAACGTCCCCTCGTCTTTTCTCCCCTTCCAGTGAAGcaccgccctctctctgtacTCTCTAGCCGCTTGCTTCTGGTATGATCATAGATGGGGGATATGCACTCCCGCGCACCCCTTAGACGAGGTAGCCACGCGCCAGATGCGTACCGCTTGTGACGAGTGTGAGCGCCGCTCTCCAAAATGTGTCACACGACGTCTTGCTGTTTCCTTGttccccttttcttcttgtgtATGGGTCTATTCgaatgggagggggggcacgTGCGCTGCGCTCTCAGCGGTTGCGTTTCGTCACAGCCATGCACGCCCCTGTTCCTCGGATACgcgaagacacacacacacacacacacacggagaggcGAGAAGGAGCGACAGAGAAACCCGCGTTACCTTTCCTTTTGTCTTTCTGCTTGaagaggcagcagctgcgcatgaGGGCACTCGTGAAGGGGCCGAGGTGACAGGGCTGCGGCGTCCAGCCGGGCTTGGCGAGACCCGAAGCAGGAAATgcaaggggagggggagtgtcTCAGGCTGCAGTCATGACggcaaggggggaggaggggaggggatgagAAAACAAAATCGGAAGTAAAAGGAGAAAGGAGTTGCTGGTGGTGTCTCGCACAGCCTTGCTGCGCcgtcccacacacacacacaagcacaccgcTTATCGCACTCCCTCTCGCCACCCTTCCATGCCGTCTCTATGTGGCGCGGGCTCGACTCCGCTACAACCACAGAGACACATGCGGGCCTGCTGACGCGCACACTACATTATgctggagaggagggggtacGCCTAAACCGAAAATAGGCGGCAAGAGGAAGGCTGgcaagagagacagagggaggcggctgcCCCTTGCTCGTatccccgccaccgcccgccGCCCGTACCGCCTACTCCTGTCCTCAGACCGCAATTAGTGCCGAGTAAACATCATCGCCCCTTCGTCCCTTGCGGTCTTCGGGCGGTTGTCTTCGTCGTTTCTTTGTTCTTCTTGTTCATGATGAGAGCGCACCAATGAAAATAAAAGTGTtcatcggcggcgaggctggaaagggggggagggaggggaggtggggggcGGCTAGGAGGATCGGAAGGTGCACGGCTGCCTTCTTCCGCTCTATCTCGCACATGTACACAACACACCAATGCGAATAATGACTTTTTTAAAGCACAGAAAACACAACAAACTGCTCGCTGTGTTGTCAAGACGTCTGCGaaaaggggcggggggcggaagcggtggcaGGTGAAAACAACCGTCGCTGTGCAGAAAGCCGCCACAAACGCAAGAGAGAACAAGATCGTCGCAGGAGAGCGGccgagagggcgagagggcaATGCCATATGCctctgtgtttgtgtgtccgtgtgctaTGACACGACCTTCCGCTTGACCTGCAcatcctccccctccccctctctcacacatacacactgCCCTTTCGGTTCTGTCCGCTTTCCGGTTTATATTTCGCCTCCACTCACTCCCTCTGCTGCACGTCGCGCTCCCTTGCAGCGCCACCGACATCGTCGCTTTGTGTTGCTTCCGTGTTGCGGTTGGACAGAGACTCTCGTCGCATCGGCATCGCACGCCGCATCATCCACACgtacaagcacacgcacacattcATACATATGCGCACCCGCTTTTCCTCGTCTTTCATTGTCACAGAGCATCCGTCCCGATGATGCTTAGTTGTAGACCATGTACTTGGCAGTGGCGCTGAACTTGTGCTGGCCCTTCACCACCTTGTTCACCGAGTCTAAGAAATCCTTCTCGGTTATCGTCTTGCGGCGGGCGCGGATGGCGAACATGCCCGCCTCCGTGCAAACGGACCGCAGATCAGCGCCGGTGGTGTTTGGGCACAGCCTGGCAATCAACTCGAACCGCACGTCCTTTTcgcacgagagagagcgcgagtggATACGAAGGATGTTTGTGCGGCCCTCCAAGTCCGGCAGACCAATCTCGAGCTTGCGATCCATGCGCCCCGGCCGGGTCAGGGCGGGGTCTAGCGTGTCGGGACGGTTAGTCGCCATGATTACCTTGATGTTGCCGCGTGAGTCAAAGCCGTCCATCTGATTCACCATCTCCAGCATGGTGCGCTGAATCTCAtcatcgccgtcaccgctgccgcggctgccgccaacGGCGTCGACCTCGTCGAAGAAGATAATGCACGCCTTCTTCGTGCGTGCCAGCTGGAAGATCTCACGGATCATGCGAGCGCCTTCGCCAATGTACCGTTGCACTAGTTCGGAGCCGATCACACGAATGAACGTGGCATCCGTGCGGTTTGCCACCGCCTTGGCCAGCAGCGTCTTGCCGGTGCCGGGAGGGCCATAGAGCAGCACACCCTTTGGGGGATCAATGCCAAGCTGCGTGTACTTCTCCGGGTGCGTTAtcggcagctccaccacctcacgAATGCGCTCAATCTGCTCCTTGACACCGCCAACGTCGGCGTAGGTCACGTCGGGCTTGTCCTCTACCTGCATCATCGACACGGATCGGTCgatgcgcggcggcagtgggaTCTCGATCTGGATCTTACTGTAGCCCATGACAATGCCAACGCGCATGGACTCCTCGATATCTTCCGGTGCGACACGCTCGCCGATGGTGACGACGTACTTGGCGTGGTCGCGGATGCTAATCACATACCGGGCATCGTCTTGGCCCTTGTTGAGGATGCGCTCGCAGCGGCCAACGTGCAGTGGATTTTCGCGCTCCAGCACCTTCTGGTCACTGTTCAGGTCCCACTGCACAGCCGGCGCGAGACCCATCTCACTCTCCTTCATCCCGCCCATCTTgttcagctcctccacgTGCGACTTCACAAACTCCTCGAGCTCCTTGATGCTTGCGTGGTAGGGGCCGGAGCCGTATAGGTTCAGCAGCGCGATGTCATCCTTGTCCAGCGGGATgatctccttctcctccttgtcgTTGTCCTTCACGCGGACTGTGTTCTTGGTCTGGCACGCGCCCTTCTCGTTCGACATGGCGCCGGTTTTGGCTGTTGAGGAGAGCGATGAATGTCACTTGAAGGGGGTAGAGAGCGGTGGGGACGAAGCGGGTGCACGTTATGTGTATGTTGTGGGGTGTCCGCAGCACCCTCTGTACTTGTGCCTCTGCGTCTGGACCTGTGTCCCCCTGTCTAGCTCACCCACGTCCCGGTGATTCGAAGGATGTTCGTTTTCCTTCGTTCCCTCTTCCACTGAATCTGTGCTCGGCTCTTGAGCGGctctgctgatgctgctgctgctgatgctgatgctgcgacggcggcggcactccTCCGTCGATCAAGTACGAGtggatggaggagggagagcagaggcGAGAGCAGAGATAGGGATTGGCGCAGACTTCCTTCAGATGAAGCGTAAAACAACTGCTAGGCATACACAACTATGAACAGTCCTCACCAACCAAGGCGCACCCATACACAAGCAGAGCAGCAGGCAGTCGTACAacccgcagacacacacacacatacgcacaaagaggagagaggagagaggagagaggcgagaggcaggtagggagagcgagggcaATGGGCAGGGTGATGGGGTGGCAAATCGAGCGCGAAATGCTGCGAAGCGCTTTCCGGAGATGGGCAGCTACCCAAGAAACCTCTTGTCACGGCAGCGTAAACAAGCCGCGTCTACGCACAGGGACATAGAAGagcaacgaagaaaaaaatgagTGGTCAGTGAGTAGGTGGTACGATGCTTGCGTTGCGAGCTCGCGCATAcacactgctgctgtccagcaagggggaggggatgggtGGGGAGGGTCCATGAAGATGTCCACCACGCACGGATCAGTGAGCGGATCAGTGTGTATTTTGGCCGGGTTGTTAAATAGCAACCAGAGCGACGCTTAACAGAAACACCAAAGTCATAACACCAAAACGCGTACGAGATCATCAACCGAGAAGACAAAGGTGTAAGAGAGAAGGGTGGCGGTAGTGCCTGCTGATGCACAGGATACAGAGACGTCGAGTGACTGCGCGCAGCCGTCACTCATCCCATGCCgtcaccctccccctacaCATCCCTcccacacaggcacacacacttcTCCACCTCTCAGCCTCCTTCAGTATCGAGTCTCCAACTCAGACAAGCTGCAGCCTGTCCCTCTAGCCTCGCTGACAAGTACTCGCTATCACAGAGATGAAAGGCAAGAAGGTGGAGTACAGGTGCAGCGCGCATGAGGGGCCTTCGAGAAGGGAGCGAGGGTAGCGGCATCTTCCCGcctgtccgtgtgtgcgagcgtggGTGTCGGTTCCTCGTCCCCGTAGGGGGTAGGTGACCTGGCGCACGTCAAGGCAAGGAGGGTAAGCACCTCACACAGCTTGGCGTTTCGtacccgccctccccccgcccccggTGCCCCGCGCTTCAACCAGCATGCGTCGCACATCCGACGAGCCGGTGAGTCTGTGGGAGACGAATAGGAAAAACGTGCGGCGCAGCCCTGCGGCCGTGCAcactcctcccctcccctcctccactgtGTGGGTGTCTTCGTGTGTACTTGTCTccccctcgctcgctctggGCGAACTGTTTGGTGGGAAGGGGAAGCGACTCTACACATGTGTACGCCAACGGAAACAACCAAACGGTGGACAGGGCCAACCAAAACAACACAACACGCACAAGATGGGAAGTACACCCGCGACGTCCTCATCTGtccgcatacacacacacagagagagaggcatgCAGGTGGAAGACAAGAGGGAGCGAGATGACGAGACGGCCGTCCCACGCCGAACGATAGGCATCAACACAGCCGACGGCCACGCACACTCACGAACATTGAAATCACGTCCTAGGGAAAACAGGGATGCGTGAGAGAACATGCAAGTGCGTACCATCTGACGGACGCACAAGCGTCCACTGACGCCGAGAGCAATGTAGACGAGAGCCAACGAGGGAGTGGTGGTCACACAGCCAgcatggggagggggagggggagggggaggggggtcagagaggggggcgcaTGTTGTCGTTCCAGGCGCACCCCACCTTTCTTTCGATTTGCCTTCTTTTGGTGCTCTGCATGTCCCACTGTTCGGCCACACCGCGTCGACGGCTCTTTGCTCCGCTTGCTCATCCTCCGCGACAGCGATGCAGCcctccacctcgcgcgcgctGGACTCTTGCCCGTGTCCTTCTGCGGGTACCATCCGAGCAGCGAGCCAGAGAAagagcagtggcagcaggtGGGGGGTGATGAGCGATACGCAATGCACACTCTGAGACCTGGATTACAGAGACAGAAAGGGAAAGACAGACGGACACAGACCGGCACAAAGTatgtgggaggagggggactCGATGATGAGCAAGCGACCACCTTTCTACACCCTTCCTCACGAAGTGCTCTTGGGCACGAACTTGGGTTTGCCTGTGTTCCACGGCACATAGCCGTGCTTGATCATGTGTCGCACCCGCCCGCCGACCTGCGTCGCAAACAGCACGAGGAAGTAAAGCACAAGAATCGGCCAGAAGACGGGGATGTCGAGAAAGGGAAACATGGTTAGGAAGAGGCACACGAACAGCACCGTGAACATCTGCTTCCATACCACGAACTCCTGCAACTTAGGCATGAATGGGCGGTACTCGTCGCCCTCCGTGTGTGTCGTTGGCAGCGACGTGCCATCGCCCTCATCCGGGTCCGACAGCGGAGTGATtagcagcaggagcaggtaGAGCAGATGGATACACAGGCCATACGTGATCACGTAGAAGCCACCGAAGGTGACGACGCGGGCCACGTATAGGATCGCTaaaaaggcgaagaagcACCATCGCAGACCACGGTGCGGCACGGACGCATCGAG comes from the Leishmania mexicana MHOM/GT/2001/U1103 complete genome, chromosome 22 genome and includes:
- a CDS encoding putative kinesin, with product MTSKQTASSIEVAVRVRPIRGEIHESRSAWHVDATSLTEIAQPDCAFTFDRVYDIAATTAEVYEQNVRGNIVARVAQGYNGTVFAYGQTGSGKSYTMFGDTVARSPGLIRLAVHDLFEALGAEQQQKPYMHTEVFVSVLEIYNEQLRDLLRGGNASGSGANGAPSATSARGWASASSPSTTAALSASLPVLSIRENAYGVYVHNALRMQVASEQECIRIIYTHAASRMSAATAMNEHSSRSHCVIRISVERSHYIEDALSEADGEEDEDEDLSTQEEDDDDDGRASSTHTGLGRASNAGRRAARCAGTAARPKAAKHKKVISTLNMVDLAGSERVAKTGATGLRMVEGGHINKSLTTLATVIDRLASEASHPHTGGAASFIPYRDSRLTHLLKTAIGGNSFTVVLCCITPAIESADESRSTLQFASRAKRIKNKVCVNEVPNAQTRLRELEAALRHTRKLLVAQTLYLWSRQLQIHKYKAQLSHIGQTNLPLSEQTPAASGPPLRMNPQQQQSMIIAQLTAQNDALQEEVRDLKTRVELACEGGDRDGGGKVLPSAGAGAVAELAALRQSLDSTQQLLKEREATLEVTQASLNELDGLCRELEGENKAQADKIKALARRNSEAEELMRAVEEEHGALQQEVKLLRSQLQQSQTRLLEKHRGDDYLAELTTLHVAHQNLQYSYSQLKEKADREKVELMQCLTRLTESNNTLEDELDEAKDRGSLINSHLWRLLSATAQATQGKPLQIKDPAATVRDSQVMEAVRSLTNVAVMANRRGSDGAGAGEDVNELRSRIRVLEEQLVAKDAQRDVIVDVKLKRIQGLVLRLQRANIALVEEMRQCFHDNELLIEIAMKTSKTQKKVEKAGLTMRSLEAALNRARLAQPPHKPLYHN
- a CDS encoding putative proteasome regulatory ATPase subunit 1, with protein sequence MSNEKGACQTKNTVRVKDNDKEEKEIIPLDKDDIALLNLYGSGPYHASIKELEEFVKSHVEELNKMGGMKESEMGLAPAVQWDLNSDQKVLERENPLHVGRCERILNKGQDDARYVISIRDHAKYVVTIGERVAPEDIEESMRVGIVMGYSKIQIEIPLPPRIDRSVSMMQVEDKPDVTYADVGGVKEQIERIREVVELPITHPEKYTQLGIDPPKGVLLYGPPGTGKTLLAKAVANRTDATFIRVIGSELVQRYIGEGARMIREIFQLARTKKACIIFFDEVDAVGGSRGSGDGDDEIQRTMLEMVNQMDGFDSRGNIKVIMATNRPDTLDPALTRPGRMDRKLEIGLPDLEGRTNILRIHSRSLSCEKDVRFELIARLCPNTTGADLRSVCTEAGMFAIRARRKTITEKDFLDSVNKVVKGQHKFSATAKYMVYN
- a CDS encoding rer1 family-like protein, which translates into the protein MSPSNDFLGPSVGNPLFRKVRVTYKRYLDASVPHRGLRWCFFAFLAILYVARVVTFGGFYVITYGLCIHLLYLLLLLITPLSDPDEGDGTSLPTTHTEGDEYRPFMPKLQEFVVWKQMFTVLFVCLFLTMFPFLDIPVFWPILVLYFLVLFATQVGGRVRHMIKHGYVPWNTGKPKFVPKSTS